The Maribacter aquivivus DNA window TCAGGTTGGACTACGGATACAACGTTTTCGGCAGCTGATGGTACTTATGATGTTTATGTAAGAGATGCAAGTGGTTGTACATCTTTTGATATTGCAACTATAATTTCATTAGATCCAGATTTACCGGTTCCAACATTTGCAGTAGTAAATCAATGTGATCCTACGTCAACTGCTTTTGATATTACTGTAAGAGTGCCTAGTTCTGTTAACACTCCAAGATTCACTTTGGGTGGTGATGAGCAACTACCAACAGTAGTTGGTGCATTTTGGGAGTATACATATATTGTAAGTAGTCCTGGTGATTATGTAGTAGATGTAGTAGATGCCAATGGTTGTACCAGTGAAGGTATTGCTACGGTTTACGATTTCTTATCGGCTACTGGTAGATTTTCAACAGATAGTACTTGTAATGATGCCGATGGTATTATAACTATATCGACAACTGGAGGTAGTGGTGATTTTACTTATGAATTGACAGGTACTGATTATAACGCAAGTGCGGTAGGTTTAATAACACAAACTAATGATCCAATATTTACAGGATTAACTCCTGGAACGTATGAAGTTCGAATAATTGATCGAGTTGTAAACGATGGTGCTGGTTTCTGTGAAACAACCGTTTCTAACATTATACTAAACCAAGCAGCACAGCCATTAATTGTTTCAGAAGAAGCAATTGATATTAGCTGTAGAGATGAAAATGATGGCTCTATAGAGATAGTAGTTGGTCCGGCAAATGCATTGGTACCATTTACATCTCAAGATACTCCGATCACCTATATTTTAAATGATGTTAGCTCAGGAACTACAGAGGTGACAAGAAATAATACTGGTGCTTTTTCTAGTTTACCAGCAGGTGATTATCAAGTACAGGTTGTAACGGCACGTAACTGTGAGGTACTATCTGCTGTACATACTATTACAAATCCTGATGCATTTAGCATTACGGCCAGTGCTGCAGATTTTGCTTGTGAGCCAGGTGCAAATAGATATAGTTCAACCATTATCACGGTAAATGTAGTAGACGCAGGTACTGTTGGTTCAGGATATCAATATAGTATCACTGGTTTTGAAAATTATCAAACGCTGAATACGTTTGAAATCATTGATAATGGTAGTGCTCAAAATATCACTGTTTATGCTATTGATGGTAATGGTTGTCAGACGACATTTGACGTTCCTACTATCAATCCACCAACAGATGTTGTTCCTACAATTGTTGAGGTAGATATTTTAAATTGTAGAGATGATGAACGTGTACGAATAGAGGTAGCGGGAACAACCGATTTTACGGTAAATACGGTTTCGGTTACAGCGGTTGCTCCAGTAACAAATACAGCAGGTAACAACTATGTTGATGTGTACTTGCCAGATGTTGGTGATTACTTGTTCGAGATTGTTGATAATACAGTAGGTTGTACCTATCCAATGCCTGTGCACACGGTAAATACTCCTATTGCTCCTACAGTATTAATTAGCGAGGCTAAACCTGTTAGTTGTGCGGTACCTGGTAATGATGGTGCTTTGTTCATTACGGTTAGCGATTATGTTGGTGTATTTGATTACATCGTTTATGAGGCTACTGATGATACAAGAACAACGCCTTTGGCTTCAGGAACTTTCGATACCAATAATTTCCCTGATATCAACGGTGACGAAGCTAGAATAGACAATCTAATAGGTGGTAACTTAATTGTTGATGTAATTTCTATAGATACACCGTTCTGTTCAGGAACTAGTAATGTGACGAACATTAGAACTCCGAATGGGGAACTTCAAGTGACTGCAGAATCTATAGGTAATGTAAGTTGTACGAATGATACAGGCGAAATAATAGCTACCGGTACTGGTGGTTGGGATACTACTCCGTATGAGTACAGATTGTTAATGAGCACGGATGGTGGTTCTACGTACACTACTGAGATAGCAGCATTCTCAAATAATAATGAATTTACAGGTTTGTCTTTCGGATTTTATGAAGTAGAAATTACAGATGTTGAAGGATGTACAAATACAGTAGAAATAGAATTAGAAGAAGTACCTCAAATTCTTGCAGGTATAAGAGAGCCACAAACACTAGATTGCCCTAATGGTAACAATGCGGTGCTAGAAGCTTATGACACTACAACAGGTGACGCCATTACAGCTACGGCTGGTGCAAGTGGAGGTTTTGCTGGTGCAGGTTACAACTATACTTTATTGTATTTAAGTGGTGATGATAACACAGCTATTGTTTCTCAAAGTGGATTACAAAACACACCTACTTTCATTGGTGATAGTGGCGGTTATATTAGCGCAGGTTGGTATGCAATAGAAGTATCTTCTAGTTTTGGATGTTCGTTTGTAACTGATGCCTACTATGTTGATCCACCACCACCAATTCAACCAGTTTTGGTTCAAATAAGAGTACCAGGTTGTGGAGGAGATGGAGAAATAAGATTAACGGTTGAGAATCCTGATCCTTTATTTACGTATGAATACTTAAGAGTTGAAAACGGAGTAACCATTGGTACTTATGTGCCTATGACAGGTAATTCCTTTAATGCAACAGGTGTACAGGGTATAACGTATCAATATGATGTAAGAAAGGTTAATGCGGCAGGTGCCTGTCCGGCAATACGTTCTAATGGTATTACCATGACAGATGCTTCTGATCTTGAATTTTTACCAAACTCTCCAGTAGATCCAATTTCTTGTGCATCTGAATTAGATGGTAGAATAGAATCTTTTGCAAGTGGCGGTGTAGGTAATAATATATTTACCTTATACATAGGGCAACCTACAGATGGTTTTAATCTTGGAACAGCAACTATATTCAGAGGTCCACAAGATGAAGGTACTTTTGAAGGACTTCCTGAAGGTACAGATTATTGGATTGGCGTTACAAGTGGTTTAACTTGTGAGGCTGTAGATGGTCCGTTTGAAATTGTTAGACCAGATCCTATAATCTTTGATGCCGTGCCTACAGATGTTTCTTGTAATGGTGAAGAAGATGGGTCGATTACTGTTTCTGTTAGCGCAGGTGGTGTAGGTTTAATTCAATTTGCTATTGCACCAAACTTTAATGAGTTCTTTAGTGATTCTGATAATCCTGGTACATATACTTTTGATGAGCTTGCAGCAGGTACATATGAGATTTTAATAAAAGATGACAACGGTTGTTTTGAAAAAGATTTTATTACTGTTGAAGAGCCAGATGAGTTACAGATAATTAATATTGACACCACACCAGAGTTATGTATTGGCGCCAATAACGGTTCTGTTGTTTTTGATGTAATCGGTGGTACTCCGTTCAATGATGTTACTGTAAATCCTACTCCGTATTTTGAGTACAAAATAGAAATGATTGATCCGGTAGATGAATCAGGTACTGCAGTATTTGCTCCTTACACAGGTGCTATTATAGAAGATTTACAGGGTGGAGCTTCTTATGTGATTTACGTCCAAGATGCTAATCTATGTGCGATATCAGAGTTGTTTACAATTACCATAGGAGTTGACTTAACGGCAGAACCACAAGTTCAATATGGCTGTGAAGGTATATTTCCAACGAGTACAACTACCATTCAATTAGAAAATAATAACTTATTGCCTGATTTGATGTTTGCTCTTGACCCTATTGATTCTACAGATGCGATTACTGCAAATGCTACCGATCAGTATGTTTGGGGAGATTTACCTGCTGGTGATCACATCGTGTACATTTATCATGAAAATGGTTGTACCAATATGGTTGAGTTTAGTATCGATGGATATGAGCCTTTAAGCCTAGTAGTAGATAAAACCGGACCTAACGAAGTTCTTGCAACTGCAGCTGGCGGATATGGTGAATATGAGTTCTTTTTCAACGGACAATCTTTTGGTGAGGAAACTACATTTACAACCAATGAAAGCGGAATAGTAAATGTTCGTGTAAGAGATGCTAGAGGTTGTGAGTTAGAGCTTAGTGTACCATTTGAATTTACAGGTATGTTAGAATTCCCTAATTTCTTTACTCCTGATGGAGATAACTTAAATGATATCTGGTCACCTAAGAATAGGGATCTTTTTGATGGCGTTGAGGTTAGAATTTATGACCGTTACGGTAGAGTAGTGGCTGTATTAGATGAGGTTAGCGGTTGGGACGGTACCTATGAAGGTAAAGAAGTCCCAACAGGAGATTATTGGTATGTAGTAAATGCCAATAGCGATTCGCTTAAGTATGTGGGTCACTTTACTTTATACAGATAAATAAAAGAGAGAACATAGATTTAAAAAGGAGGATGCATTGTGCATCCTCCTTTTTTTTACCAAATTTTTAATAAGTTTTTGAATTCTTATTCGTCTAACGTTTCGAACACAAATGGACCTAAAACCACTTTTACTTTAAAAGAGTTTGTTTTTAGGGTACATTTGGTAGAAATTTTGCATTTACAGATGAGGTCAATTTTATATGTTATTTTACTGGTTATTTTTCAAAGTTGCGCATCTCAAGCAAAACCTATTCTGATAGATTCAGAAATGGAAACGAATGTAAAAGAGAATCTAGCCTATTACTTGTATTACCCAGAAGATTATGAGGAAGAGCCTGAGAAAGATTTCCCGTTATTACTGTTTTTACATGGCGGTGGCGAATCGGGCGATAGTCTGGTTACGGTGAAAAGAAATGGTCCGCCAAAGCTTATAGTTCAGGGTAAGAAATTTCCTTTTTTAATACTGGCGCCTCAAAATCCGAATGCAAAAAAATGGTGGAATACGAGGGCTGTAAAACAATTGTTAGATTCTATTGTTGACAATAATAGAATAGACAAACGTAGAATTTATTTAACCGGATTAAGCCGTGGGGGCGGAGCTGCTTGGGAATTGGCAGTTCAGTATCCTGATACATTCGCTGCTATGGCAGTAGTTTGCGGAATGACGCCTTTACCTTATGCTTCTTGGATTAATAGAGATATGCCAATTTGGGTTTTTCATGGCGAAAAAGATAAATCTATTCCTTTTTCAGAATCAGAGACCATGGTGGCTAAATTAAAAGAAATGGGATATGAGGTTATATTTACCAGATACCCCAATGTAGGTCATAGTGCATGGATTAAAGCTTACGAAACAGAAGCACTCTACGATTGGTTTATGAATCAGGAATTGAAATAATAATAGGGTTTAAAATGATTAATAGCAAGAATGTAAAATATACCATATTGAGTATTCTTGGGTTATTATTGATTTATCTTTTTTGGTATGTAAAAAATGCTGTTGAAATTTCAGAATACCTTGAGCCCGGAATAGTAGCCACTCATTATAATGGTGCTAATTATGTAGGGTCACAAACTTGCTATGAATGTCATGCGGTTATTTATAAAACGCATTTAGAAACTGCTCATTTTAATACTTCATTTTATCCTAAAGAGGGTTCGATTAAAGGAAATTTCAGGTCAGATTCAAACGAGTTAGATTTAGGGAGTGTTCGATTAAAGATGGTTATGGATGAAGATGATTATTTTCAACTATCAAATGTTAAGTATAAAACTAAGGAAGTAGTAAAGTCGAAAATTGATATTGTAATTGGCTCAGGTGTAAAAGGACAAAGCCATCTTAATTGGAAAGGGAATGATTTATATCAATTACAGGTTTCTTATTTTCAACCCACAGACTCATGGGTAAATAGTCCTAATTTTCCAGAAAATGCATTGAATAGAAAGGTTGATGATAATTGTTTAAAATGCCATGTAACCTTTGCTCAGCATAAAGATAAAACTAGCGACAGTAAATCCTATGATAGAGAAAGAATAATTTTAGGTATAGATTGTGAACGTTGTCATGGACCTTCTGAGAATCACGTAAAATATCATCGCCAAAACCCAGATGTTTTAGTTGGGAAGTTTATAGATAATTTCAAGAAATATAATAGACAGCAACGCTTAGATGCTTGTGCAGTTTGTCATTCTGGTTTACAGGCTCAACAGATAAAAGGAAATCCATTTTCATTCATTGCAGGAGACACCTTGTCTTTGTATTCCAAAAATTATAGAAATGTAAATTCAAATACTAAACTAGACGTTCATGGAAATCAAATGGGACTGTTGAGTGAAAGTTCATGCTTTATAAATTCCCCGAAAATGGACTGTATTACATGTCATAATCCTCATGAAAATCAGAGGGGTAATGCTAGTGTGTTTAATGCCAAGTGTTTATCGTGTCATGAAGTTAATACTATAAATAAGGTGGTTGAGGGTCAAGAACATACTGCGTCTCAAAATTGCATTAGCTGTCATATGCCTTTAGTGCCTTCTGAAGTTATGAAGTTAAAAGCAGAAGATGGAATAAATGAGATACCTGTTTATATAAGAACTCACCTTATTGGTATTTATGAATGATTCTAGTAGTATATAAAAATATAAAGAGTGGTTAAAACTGTTTTAACCACTCTTTATGCAACTAACAATTAACAATACTATTTATACTTTAATAAGCTGGATCTTGTGTTAATGTAGGTTGCCCGTCAATAGCTGATCTATCAATAGCTTCAATAGGAATAGGGAAAAACTCATTCTTGCCCTCTACAAATGATCTACCTTGTAAATAACTTCTCAATTGAGATTCACTTGCGATATAAGCATTAAGTGTTTCTGCAGCGATTCCCCAACGTTGAAGATCAAATAAACGGTGTCCTTCTAATGCAAACTCTAATCGAGTTTCAAATCGTACTGCTTTTCTTGCTACTGCTGGATCTGTCCATGCATCGTCATACGTTGCTATTTCATAATTAGCGGCAGGAGTTCCTTCAAGAATTGTAAAGTCATTACGTTCCGCGCCTTGTGTTGCCCTTGGTACAAAACCAGCAGGGTTAGCAGCTCTTGATCGTATTTCATTTACTAATTCTCTAGCTCTTTCTAAGTCACCTAATTCAACTTCAGCCTCAGCTAACCATAAATAAATCATATCTAATCTCATGATTCTATAGTTGTTGGCAGAAAGATTACCCCAGCCACCTTGACCAAAAGCTTCTGGCTCTGCCACATGCTTCATTGAAAAGAAAGGTCCTGCATACGTTAAATCACGTACAAAATCAGTTTGATAAATTTTGAAACCTTTGTATAATATACCTGGTCTACCAACTGAATGATCTAGTCTAGGATCTAATGTGCCTGTATAGGTAGATAGCGTGGTAGTTTCATCAGTTTCAAACGGAACGTTAGAATCATTGAAAGTATCCAACATTGGTAATCCATTTTCCGTTTTGTATGCATTAACTAAGTTCTGCGAAGCTTGGTAGAATCCACAGCAGCCCCAAGGATCAGTGTACGGATGAGCTAACCCAATACCTCTATTAGAAGCACCATCTGCAGCACTACTAATTGCATACTGTACTTCAAAAATTGATTCTGTGTTATTCCGTGTTCCTACTTTGAAATTATCTTCAAATTTATCCATTAATATAAACGGACCATTGTCAACTATATCATCTAGAATAACCTTTGCTTCACCCAATTTAGTGGTGTTTGCATTACCTGCTTCATCCCATCCTTGGTACATTTTTGCTTTTGCTAAAAATGCTTTTGCTGCCCATTTTGTTGGTCTACCAACGTCACTTTGTGTGGTTGGTAATACGGCTACCGCAGCCTCAAAATCAGCTTCAATTAGTGGCCAGATTTCTCTGTCATTAGGTATTTTGGTACTTTCTAAATCATTTAATTGAAAATTTGTGTCATCAACATATACAGGTGACCTCCACATTTTTCTTGCTTCAAAATGAAATAGCCCTCTTAAAAATCTGGCTTCAGCAATTACTTGAGCTCTTCTTTCATCAGATATGCCATCTTCAACAGCTGCAAGTGTAGTTAATGTAATATTAGCATTTGCTACACCTTTGTATAAACCTCTCCACTTATCACGTATGTGAACATTAAATGACTGGAAGTCATAGGCTTCTATAAATGATTGTTCTGGTTGATCTCCAGCATCTGTACCTTTTAAAGCATCATCAGAAGCTATATTGAATACCCAACTATGAATATCATTATGCCATGTTTGTCCTTCAAGACCACCACCTGGCACCATGTTATAAGTACCTATAAGTAGGTTTTCTACACCGTCAGGTGTAGCAACGTCTGCCTCACTAAATTGACCTTCGGGCTGTCTATCTAAAAACTCATCACTACATGCAACAACAAAAAGAAGTGCTGTAATTAATGAGGATATATAAATCCAATTTCTTTTTTTCATGATATATTTTATTAGCATTTTCAAATTATTTTAAAGTTACATTTAAGCCTAAAGTGAATGTTCGGGCTACAGGTAAACCACCACCATCATAACCTAAGGTTAGGTTTCTTCTAGAATCATCAGTATTACTTAATTGTACTTCTGGGTTAAGACCTGTGTATTTAGTAAACGTAGCCAGGTTTTGACCTTGAACATAAATATTAGCATTAGCAATACCGCCTATAGATTCTAATAAATTTTGCTCAAAATTATAAGTAAGTTGGATGTTTTTTAAACGGAAAAACGAAGCATCTTCTATGAAGTATGATGAAGGACGACTACTAACAGCATCGTTACGATCCATTATTGGTGTAGTAGCATTCGGATTTGCTGCTACCCAAGTAGAAGGGTCAGATTGCGGGTTCGTTGGTTGCCATGCATCGTAAAGTGCTCTTGTTGACTTATTACCTTGGAAGGTGTTGAAATCTGCAAAATAACGAGTATAGTTAAAGACATCATTACCTTGAGATCCATTACCAAACACATTAAGCGCTAGGTTTTTATAAGTAAGGTTTATGTTTATACCATACGTGAAGTCTGGGTGAGGTGTACCTATTACCGTACGGTCATCATCATTGATTACTCCATCATTATTTACATCTTCAACTTTAAATTTACCAGGAGCGTTGTAATCTCCGTAAGGAGCCCAAGCATCTGCTTCTGCCTGAGTTTGGAAAAGACCTAAAGTCTTAAATCCATAAAAGGAAGAAACTGGTAAACCTTCTTGTGTTATTGATAAGGCAGGAATT harbors:
- a CDS encoding carboxylesterase family protein → MRSILYVILLVIFQSCASQAKPILIDSEMETNVKENLAYYLYYPEDYEEEPEKDFPLLLFLHGGGESGDSLVTVKRNGPPKLIVQGKKFPFLILAPQNPNAKKWWNTRAVKQLLDSIVDNNRIDKRRIYLTGLSRGGGAAWELAVQYPDTFAAMAVVCGMTPLPYASWINRDMPIWVFHGEKDKSIPFSESETMVAKLKEMGYEVIFTRYPNVGHSAWIKAYETEALYDWFMNQELK
- a CDS encoding multiheme c-type cytochrome, giving the protein MINSKNVKYTILSILGLLLIYLFWYVKNAVEISEYLEPGIVATHYNGANYVGSQTCYECHAVIYKTHLETAHFNTSFYPKEGSIKGNFRSDSNELDLGSVRLKMVMDEDDYFQLSNVKYKTKEVVKSKIDIVIGSGVKGQSHLNWKGNDLYQLQVSYFQPTDSWVNSPNFPENALNRKVDDNCLKCHVTFAQHKDKTSDSKSYDRERIILGIDCERCHGPSENHVKYHRQNPDVLVGKFIDNFKKYNRQQRLDACAVCHSGLQAQQIKGNPFSFIAGDTLSLYSKNYRNVNSNTKLDVHGNQMGLLSESSCFINSPKMDCITCHNPHENQRGNASVFNAKCLSCHEVNTINKVVEGQEHTASQNCISCHMPLVPSEVMKLKAEDGINEIPVYIRTHLIGIYE
- a CDS encoding RagB/SusD family nutrient uptake outer membrane protein; its protein translation is MKKRNWIYISSLITALLFVVACSDEFLDRQPEGQFSEADVATPDGVENLLIGTYNMVPGGGLEGQTWHNDIHSWVFNIASDDALKGTDAGDQPEQSFIEAYDFQSFNVHIRDKWRGLYKGVANANITLTTLAAVEDGISDERRAQVIAEARFLRGLFHFEARKMWRSPVYVDDTNFQLNDLESTKIPNDREIWPLIEADFEAAVAVLPTTQSDVGRPTKWAAKAFLAKAKMYQGWDEAGNANTTKLGEAKVILDDIVDNGPFILMDKFEDNFKVGTRNNTESIFEVQYAISSAADGASNRGIGLAHPYTDPWGCCGFYQASQNLVNAYKTENGLPMLDTFNDSNVPFETDETTTLSTYTGTLDPRLDHSVGRPGILYKGFKIYQTDFVRDLTYAGPFFSMKHVAEPEAFGQGGWGNLSANNYRIMRLDMIYLWLAEAEVELGDLERARELVNEIRSRAANPAGFVPRATQGAERNDFTILEGTPAANYEIATYDDAWTDPAVARKAVRFETRLEFALEGHRLFDLQRWGIAAETLNAYIASESQLRSYLQGRSFVEGKNEFFPIPIEAIDRSAIDGQPTLTQDPAY